The Sediminispirochaeta bajacaliforniensis DSM 16054 genome includes a window with the following:
- the citD gene encoding citrate lyase acyl carrier protein: MKITQKGIAGTLESSDVLITVSPPTDPGIKIELESIVKKQFGNRIIAVVNEVLEGFGIKDVHVTLQDKGALDCTVRARLEAAVYRAAGISQIRWRR, encoded by the coding sequence ATGAAGATCACCCAAAAAGGCATTGCCGGGACTCTGGAGTCCAGCGATGTTCTTATTACTGTCAGTCCACCCACGGATCCGGGCATAAAGATCGAGCTGGAAAGCATCGTAAAAAAACAGTTTGGAAACCGGATTATAGCCGTAGTCAACGAAGTCCTGGAAGGGTTTGGGATAAAGGATGTTCATGTAACCCTTCAGGACAAGGGTGCCCTGGACTGTACCGTCAGGGCCCGCCTGGAAGCGGCAGTCTATCGTGCCGCGGGCATAAGCCAGATACGGTGGAGACGTTGA